In Halobaculum rubrum, the following are encoded in one genomic region:
- a CDS encoding acyl-CoA dehydrogenase family protein has protein sequence MEYDDSEAADALAERTREFVEEEVIPVEREVLGNGPVSDEQLADLREAARAYDVFCPQIGEEFGGMGMDFRDVLPMFEQAGRSLLGAAACRVDAPDEGNMHTLELLGTDEQQERWLRPLVAGEISSGFSMTEPMQGGGSDPKMIRTSAEKEGDEWVIDGHKWWTTGGTEADVLIVMARTDPDAHPYEGTSLFLVPADTPGVNVVRDVPHVGGEVTGVGHAEIEYDGVRVPEENLLGTLNQGFAHAQQRLGPARLTHCMRFAGMAERALDVAKAYTSEREAFGGPIADKQAVRHDVADAETELHAVRTMVRDAADRIDRGEEGRVQVAMSKTFAANTVQEIVDTALQLCGGNGIGKDLPIGDFYESVRQFRIIDGADEVHRRVIARDAFADVDESELENVTRYGEPGK, from the coding sequence ATGGAGTACGACGACAGCGAGGCGGCGGACGCGCTCGCCGAGCGGACGCGCGAGTTCGTCGAGGAGGAAGTCATCCCGGTGGAGCGGGAGGTGCTCGGGAACGGCCCCGTGAGCGACGAGCAGCTCGCCGACCTCCGGGAGGCGGCCCGCGCATACGACGTGTTCTGCCCGCAGATCGGCGAGGAGTTCGGCGGCATGGGGATGGACTTCCGGGACGTGCTCCCCATGTTCGAGCAGGCCGGGCGGTCGCTGCTGGGTGCGGCCGCCTGCCGCGTCGACGCGCCCGACGAGGGCAACATGCACACCCTGGAGCTGCTGGGCACCGACGAGCAGCAGGAGCGGTGGCTCCGCCCGCTCGTCGCCGGCGAGATCTCCTCGGGGTTCTCGATGACCGAGCCGATGCAGGGCGGCGGCTCGGACCCGAAGATGATCCGCACCAGCGCCGAAAAGGAGGGCGACGAGTGGGTCATCGACGGCCACAAGTGGTGGACCACCGGGGGCACCGAGGCGGACGTGCTGATCGTGATGGCCCGCACCGACCCCGACGCGCACCCGTACGAGGGCACGTCGCTGTTCCTCGTCCCCGCCGACACGCCCGGCGTGAACGTCGTCCGCGACGTTCCCCACGTGGGCGGCGAGGTGACCGGCGTCGGCCACGCGGAGATCGAGTACGACGGCGTGCGCGTCCCCGAGGAGAACCTGCTCGGGACTCTGAACCAGGGGTTCGCCCACGCCCAACAGCGGCTCGGCCCCGCGCGGCTCACCCACTGCATGCGCTTTGCGGGCATGGCCGAGCGCGCGCTCGACGTGGCGAAGGCGTACACGAGCGAGCGGGAGGCGTTCGGCGGGCCGATCGCCGACAAACAGGCCGTCCGTCACGACGTGGCCGACGCCGAGACCGAACTCCACGCCGTGCGGACGATGGTTCGCGACGCGGCCGACCGGATCGACCGCGGCGAGGAAGGGCGGGTGCAGGTGGCGATGAGCAAGACGTTCGCCGCCAACACGGTACAGGAGATCGTCGACACCGCGCTCCAGCTGTGTGGGGGCAACGGGATCGGGAAGGACCTCCCGATCGGCGACTTCTACGAGTCGGTCCGGCAGTTCCGGATCATCGACGGCGCCGACGAGGTCCACCGGCGCGTCATCGCCCGCGACGCCTTCGCCGACGTGGACGAGTCGGAGCTCGAGAACGTCACCAGATACGGCGAGCCGGGCAAGTAG
- a CDS encoding phosphotransferase family protein, whose protein sequence is MSDDSEAYVSRLVDPPALRERLAAELGPVDEFDVRRHAEGHSNETLFVTYGDRGLVVRRPPPGETAETAHDVLREYRVLDALQATAVPVPETVLACDDHDVLGSEFYVMGRTAGDVLRDDEPERFAAPEHRRRVGEELVDTLAAIHAVDPEAVGLGDFGRPEGFTERQVNRWAKQFQWAFEVTAEDREVPEIAEVTEWLRDNCPADHEHALVHGDYKLDNVMFAPGTPPELVAVLDWELSALGDPLTDLGWMLSFWRDPGDPAPATPELTSTFMERDGYPSRRDLVARYEDASGIEYEHDRFYRTLAVYKLAALGEMFYRRYLEGNSDDPLYPTMETRVPALAERCLRIVDGEEPL, encoded by the coding sequence ATGTCCGACGACTCCGAGGCGTACGTCAGCCGCCTCGTCGACCCGCCCGCGCTGCGCGAGCGCCTCGCCGCCGAGTTAGGGCCGGTCGACGAGTTCGACGTGCGCCGCCACGCGGAGGGCCACTCCAACGAGACGCTGTTCGTCACCTACGGCGACCGCGGACTGGTCGTTCGGCGGCCGCCGCCCGGCGAGACCGCCGAGACGGCCCACGACGTGCTCCGGGAGTACCGCGTGCTTGACGCGCTGCAGGCCACCGCCGTACCGGTGCCCGAGACGGTGCTCGCGTGCGACGACCACGACGTGCTCGGCTCGGAGTTCTACGTGATGGGGCGGACCGCGGGCGACGTGCTCCGCGACGACGAGCCCGAGCGCTTCGCCGCGCCCGAGCACCGCCGCCGCGTCGGCGAGGAACTCGTCGACACCCTCGCCGCGATCCACGCGGTCGACCCCGAGGCGGTCGGCCTCGGCGACTTCGGCCGCCCCGAAGGGTTCACCGAGCGCCAGGTGAATCGGTGGGCGAAACAGTTCCAGTGGGCGTTCGAGGTGACCGCCGAGGACCGCGAGGTCCCCGAGATCGCCGAGGTGACCGAGTGGCTGCGGGACAACTGCCCCGCCGACCACGAGCACGCGCTCGTTCACGGGGATTACAAGCTCGACAACGTCATGTTCGCGCCGGGGACGCCCCCGGAGCTGGTCGCCGTCCTCGACTGGGAGCTGTCGGCGCTTGGCGACCCGCTCACGGATCTGGGCTGGATGCTCTCCTTCTGGCGCGACCCGGGCGACCCGGCGCCGGCGACGCCCGAGCTGACCTCGACGTTCATGGAGCGCGACGGGTACCCAAGCCGTCGGGATCTCGTCGCGCGCTACGAGGACGCGTCCGGGATCGAGTACGAGCACGACCGCTTCTACCGCACGCTCGCGGTGTACAAGCTCGCCGCGCTGGGCGAGATGTTCTACCGCCGGTATCTGGAGGGCAACAGCGACGACCCGCTGTACCCGACGATGGAGACGCGGGTGCCGGCGCTCGCCGAGCGGTGCCTGCGGATCGTCGACGGCGAGGAGCCGCTGTAG